In the genome of Lactuca sativa cultivar Salinas chromosome 3, Lsat_Salinas_v11, whole genome shotgun sequence, the window TCCCATCAGTAGGCAATGCATCCATAAAAGAATTATAGGAAGACTCCAAATGAAAATGCAGTTGCCTGGACTGCTGTTCAGTCAACTCATCAGCCGCCCCCATTTTCGCCAACCTCCCAATCCACTCCTTCATCTTGACCTTCCCTTCAAAATCCGGGGGGAAAATCGACAATTTGTTCAACGACCCCGACAAATCAGAAAGCAAAGGAAAAACTTGATCAACAGCCACCATATTCAACTTAAAAGAATCCATCACCGTGATAAAATTCTGCACACATTCCGCCACAAAATAACAGAATCTGTAGTTAGAAATTTCACACGTCATATTCTCTCAGGATTGGCTTACTTACACAGCAAGAAAACAGTTCACAGGTGATTATTATTATTGATATTGATTTATGATTTATTTCTCTTCGCATACATATTGATAATTACAGCTATAAGTAGATGATATATCTCTATTATATTTATAGGGATATTAAAGGAGCAAATTTGCTCGTTGATGCATCCGGGGTAGTGAAGGTAGCAGACTTTGGATTAGCAAAACATGTGAGTTGAAAAATAATTTCTATTATATATTTATCAATTATcaatattatattaattaataataaaggaaaggaaaaaagTGTTCTATGTGTATCCTGCAGACAGTTTGGCTTATTTActctaaaaaaaacaaaacagaaaaacaacattaacaatcaaaataaaagagtaaatgtaatttaaataaaaaaagtaaCATTAATTCATATTAGGGACAATTCTGTCATTTTATTTTGTACAATACAATAGATCGATACACGAAGAAAGATTAGAAGTATAAAGAtgagaaaatattttatttatcatGTTCCATATACTCGCATGTACAAAAGTATCCATATCATTTCATAGAAAAATAAAATTATGAATAAGTTGAGATAAAATAATCCACAACACTCTACATAAGATATCGACATACCATCTCTAGGCATATTTATCTCAATGGAAGTTGAAGCAAAAGACACTTTGCATGGATAATTAATTCCTTATGCGACAAACATCAgaccaaaacaaatgaaaaaaaatgacattaacccgattaaaaaatatataaatatattgtgtTGCTTACACAAAAGTATCATTTGATGTCTTTTCAAAGCTTCAATTTCTTCTCATTCGTTTCCTATAACCATTCAAACTAATTTGTTAGATTCACGGATAAGACAATCTATAACAAACCTGATTAATACTAAAAAGCACacgacttttatttttttaaaaaaaaactaaagtgcATTGTcgtttttggtaaaaaaaaaatgttgtgaTAGCCAAAAAAAAGATTATGAGCTACGTTTTTTTACTATGACAAAAATACAAACCAAAAAAACAAAGTGAAAGCCAAAacagtgcaaaaaaaaaaaactttaaatgaCCAAGGGCATAATGTTCAACAAATGGCCTGTGTTACCATATAATTAGTATAATCACATAGTCAAATTTCCTTCCTACATTCATCGCTGTTTTTAATTGAAAATTATAATTGGTAATTGAAAAATGGAAATCCGAGTCGTAGGTGTAGAAggaaaaaaattccaaaaatatattataaccttCTATTTtggaccaaaataccctcctttTGTTACTTTTCTTATATTAAATCCCACTTGAAATTTGACATTTTTTTAATTAGATTCATGATGTTGTTGAAGGAATTAACTTACTATGTGTTATTGTTAGTGAGATTAATTAATTTTGGAAGAAAAGAAAACACACCGTAGGGATCATGTCTTCGCTATATCCACCAGTCTATGAACATTCATAAAATCAAGAAAAGATTAACAAAGAATTCGAATTGAGATACGATTATAACGAATATGGAAGTGGTTTAGTGTTTACTTACAACAACAACGTTTACGAGGGAAGTTTTTCCTGTGTTGCGTTCTGGAGCCCTATCAAAGAGAGCTCCATTTCCTGCTTGAAGAAGAGGTTGTAAAATATGATATCAAGATCAGCTCATGCAGGGTTAATTCATAAACAGATCGACGAAATTTTCAATTCAAGGATGAAGTTCATAGAGAAATACGAAACCCTAACAGGAAAAAGACGAAGGCAAACAAACAAAATTTCCATTATTAATTCGAATTTCCGGTTgagtgaagaagaagataattCAAAGGAAAAACGAAAAGAGGATGCGATTTATTCAAGCAGATCGATCACTCTCTTTTACTCTCTGACCTTCGAAATTATTTGGTTTCTTTTGGGGATAACTTTCCTTCtgttttcttccttctctctcttcTACATTAAATTTCTAACAACAGAAAAGCGTAATCAATGGTGAATTAAATTGTTGATTGCCACAAAAACACAATAATTGATTGGGATTGGGATTGGGATTTCTTGAATTTAGAAGGTCACCTGAGATTAAGCAACTCAGCTTCGTGGTGTAAATCTTAAATAGACGTTCAAACTTTAGTAGGAGTGGAGTTGAGTCGGCGATGATTGACGGCACCGTCGTATACGACGGACGATTGGTGGGTGGTGGTTGATTTATCGACATTTTTGGTTCATAGATGCACGTTTGCCGGTGCAAATTGTTTTCACAAACAAATTTCATCATCGCCTTCATCTTTGTAAATAACAATCAAAATCGGAACCCATGAAAGCAATTATCTACCGTTGGTGTAAGCGGAGGTGAAGTAGCAGAGCCAAAAAGAAAGGAGAGCAGGGTAGGTGGTGGAGAAGATAAAGCTGACCTAATTTTGAAGGCGGtctgaataaaaaaatataacctTTTAAAACAAATTCGTCTGTGGCCAAAGTAGGAAAGGAAAGAAAAAATATGGCGGAAATGAGAAACGCGAAACTTTCATGTTCATCGTGTTTTTAAGGATTAATAGTATATAGAAATAGAATGACCAAgtctaataaaatattaattaaaaaaccgAAATATAAAACCAAAAAACAACGGagtagtttttccaaaacaaaaaGTGAAAAAACCGAACTTTTTGGTTATAAAAGCGAACCAAATTGAACCATGCTAACGCAATCAAGTTTCCTTTATATTAAATTGTTTTTATGATTTAGGCTTTTGCCGCATAACATACACATAGCAATAGCATTGTGAATAATATGGATCACCCGTTTGGGACAAGATCATATCTTATGGCATCCAACGGTCGAACCCAAACACGGCCAACTTTCCTATATTTACGATATTTTCCTAACCTTTAACTTCTTTTACGAATTTGGTCAAAAACTATAATAATAGTCCAACTTTTTTCCTTTTAACCTAACGTTTAATTATTTTTATGGATTTAGTtcagattttttttatttgttaaaatttaaaaaaaaattataattttcttCAGTTTTTTTACAACCTTTTTCTTTATACTTGCATTCTTTTACAATTTCTTTATATGTGTGTCTATTGATTTTACttccttttaattttataaacaGATGGCTACTAATTTCAATAAGTTTCTGGTAGATGTGAAAAAATGAATTTAATAAGTAAATTTTCGGTCGTCAGTGAATATATATAGttatagggtgaggttcaatagaataaccataattaaccaaggaaccaatcttttttcaacttttagaacttgtttttatcaaaaaaaactaaaaatacagaaatttataactttttatccttttccaattatataaaattcgatttttttttaacgtcaaattcacaatgtgaatctttgaaaattcacaacgtgaatccgaaaaatatttttcacattcacaatcttaatatatgaatttaaatatttttagatttttttttcgataaaaaataagctctagaaattgaaaaaaaaaatgattcttTGAAGAACCAatgattatggttctctattgaacttttccctatagttatatatgcatttttgtATTTGTTGAGGCAGCTACAAATTTTGTTACTCAAATTATATTTGAGGGTTTGGACGAAAATTGTTTTAATTACATTCAAACTAATAACATTTAAATTaaagttataataaaaaaaattattaatttgtcCACTATCATATATGTTCATATCTATATAATGTAGGAGGACGAACACTTTGCTACATGTAGTTTCATCCTCATGGACCAAAGCTTTCTTCCAACCATTTCCCCTGAATTTGCACACCCGCATCCCGTAAAGCATGCAATGAAGATCGATAAAGCCTTGCATCTAACTTTGTACCTTCCATTTTCATATCCTGCAAAAGCTTCACAACTTCATCCACTCTGCTCATCTTCGAATACACCCCCACCATAATCCCACCCATTGCCCTATCAATCCCACCACCATTAAGCCTATACTCATTGTAATACTTGATACATCTCTCAAACTCCTTCGCCTTACTATACGCACTTATAACACTCGTATAACTCACTTTATCCGGCATAACTTTCCTTCTTTTCATCTCTTTCCATATCTTCTCTACTTGCCTTAAATTCAACACTTTCCCATGCATATCAAGGAGAGAATTGTAAATCCACACGTTTGGCTCGACacctttttctttcattttagcAACAAGTCTCATCGCGTCTCGGATCCTGTTGGTTTTCCCGTACATTGCAATCATGCTAGAGTATGCCACCACACATTTATCGAACCCCTTTTTGTCCATTTCCGAAAATACCCCTTCGGCTTTTTCATAGAAACCTATGCGACAGTATATGTTCAAGATTGAAGCGTAGGTCACTTGCCCTGGTTCGTGCCCCTCCGAGACTAAATCTTGATACACTTTAATGGCAGAATTTGGTCCTTTTTTCTTGGAGAACCCATTCACAATGGCACAAAAGATACAATCGGAAACTCTAAGGTTCATTTTTTTCATAGATGAAACGATGTCGAGAGTTTTTTCCATTGAATCGGGTAGTTCAATGTACATCAACACAAGTTTTAAGAACACCGAAGGGTCTCTTAACATCTTTTTGGCCTCGGCTTCCTGTAGAAGCTCTTCTGCTGTTTTCACTTCTTGAATGCTTACAAATGAAGAGATTAACGAGGAGTAAAAAGATGGGTCCTCTGGGAAACCCTTTTTCGTCATTTCTCTGAAGAAATCTAGAGCTTCGAAGGGTTTTCCTAATCGGCCTAAAGATTCGCATAACACTCTGTAAATTTGAGTGCAAAAAGATGTCTGTTCGATTTCACTGGATTCGAATTCTTTAAACAATGACAAGACGGTCTCGTTCTTTCCCATTTTAAGATAAGCTTCCATTGCATGGCTGTAACTTTCTGCATCTAATTTGATACTCGAAGATTTCATTATTTCGAAGACGTTAACAGCGCTACTGTACATATGAAGCTTGTTGTAGGCTTTCATGGCGGAATTAAAGCTTACGCCGGCAACTTCTTTCTCGGATTGCAGAATTTGAAGCAAATTATTTGCAAGTTTAAATCTTCTATTTCTAATGCAACTACTGACTAATCTGGAACAGTTTGAAGCATCTGGGTAGACATTAAATTTCCTAAAATCTTCAGAAATTGACCACACCAAATTCCAGTTGTTCAAACGCATTGAGTACCTGATGAGATGATGCAAAGTTGACCTTTGGGGTACAAAATCGGGATTTCTCTTAGCTTTCTGATAACATTCAAAACCCCGTTCTTCAGTTTTTGAATCCTTTAACAGATTGCGGATCAAGAGGTTAAGATCGTCCAAATCGGGTACAGAAGAATTTTGAGAATCCTGGAGTTTCAGGTCCAGTTCAAGCAGGGGGGAATCAGCGGAGTTATCTTCTAAGATGGGTGGTGGAAAATTGCTGCTGGAGGAATTGAGGATCAAGATTCTTGAGGAAGATGAAGAGAGaggaaagagaaagagaagaattGGTGAGGTTTTTGAAGGATTGAAGTTGAGTTTTTTGGGGGTTTTGTTGATGCAGGCTAATCCGGAAGCCTGAAGAAGAGGTGGAAATAGCCATTGCTGTTGGAGGGGATAAGGCATGGAAATGAAATggaaggaggaagaagaagaagaaaaagaaaggagTGCGTGTTTATATATACCTTTACATTATCATCCTTGTTGGATTTTTCTTTAGTAATTTAACACTCACTAACAAAAAGTAGCTGGTTGGTTATGCACCACTGCCATGGACATCATCTCTTCTAAAAGGGTGTTTGCTTATCTATTTCAAAGccaaaaatcctttttataaaagttataaatttttttttttttttaagttataaAAAGTAGGATTTTGACTTTTCAAAAAGTTCTTTTTTCTTGTCTTACAAACTTCAAAAGTAGTTTTCAAAACTAATTTTGCCAAatattttgcttttttttttcttctctaaaaaaaaattttgactgtaaaaagctaagccaaacaccccctaaatataCTAAAGAtgtgtttgactttttaaattatCAATTTGATAATTAAAATGTTTGCTTAAGCTAATATTTTAATTAGCTAAAGTTAACTTTATAAACTAAAAGATAAATTTTCAATTACAACGTCAAAcacattttaatatatattacaaacatggttggatttatttaaaatcactatgatatttttttataattaattaaattacaAAATGGTCGATTTGGTTTGGCCAAATTTGCAATTTAGTTCAACCTAAAAAAAAGTTTGATAGATTGTGTATCCGTGGTTTCATTTCTTTCATATAGATCCCTTCACCGTTAAATCTAACTAGTtggtaattatatttttaattttatccTCAAATCAAATCAATGAAAACTATAACTAAAGAGACCAAATAGCAAAAACTCGTACAAAGACCAAATTAATAAAAAGGGCTAACCTGATATATTTTCCTCCTACTGGTCGTTACCGATGAACCCCCACCCCCCAAATTTTCCAATCCCCACGACTCTTGTTTCTTTGCCTCGATCACCATCGGCAACAAAGAACTCAATGGACTAGGTACTATTACTCCTACCCCATTATCGCCATATCGTCCATCGCTACCGGCTCAAAGCCTTTGTGGTTTGTAATCATAGTACTAGCGAGTGCATTATGATTACTAGTAAATTCAATTTAATTTCGTAGATGTAACAGTTCCTCTTCTAACATGTTTTTTAGAGTCTTTTGCAAATATAACTTCATCAACTATTAGTGATCATATATTTCTTAAATGTTGTTACTAAATAAATATCTAgttatatattaaatataaaatatttttaagcAAAATGTTACTCTTGGTAAAAATTATCTAAATGGTTATATCTCTTGCTACCAAAATGTTTATAGTCTAATGGTATCAAGTGTTGCATCCATATTCAAGGTCGACGTTCAAATCTCGTTTGAGACGTATGTGGAATTAAGAGTAGCTTAGAAATATATTAGGTTTATCGGTTAAAAAaagggatatatacagtaaagtctcaatatttttatcgatttgacaagaaagtcctaaactttatttttttgacagtaaagtccaaattactggcagtttttgacacttttaccctttttccccggttagccggtaattaggacttttttgtcaacaaaataaagtttaggacttttttgtcaaatcgtcaattaggactttactgtcaaaaaaataaattttaggacttttttgtcaaatcgttcaaaatattgggactttagtgaatatataattttttttgttagaaatttaatggtatgatactttttaagcataagagttattgaaaccttcTCTAATCaactagatcctattgaaatcctttacgtttgcttcttgttaaatcgtttttttaatctcaacgaaccgacattgaaaaaatttgagataatcaagaaagaaagaaagaaccagggttgtgttggctttttgcagtttcaaaaatagagaaattagaaacctaaaaaaacgaaattgccctagctttatacaaacacaaacaataCATGCCTCGTCAAAAGGGTGTGAATGTGGAGAAGGGAAAGAagggcaatttcgtttttttcggtttcttatttctccatttttgagactgcaaaaagccaacacaaccctggttctttctttctttcttgattatctcaatttttttcaatgtcggtttgttAAGATtaaaaaacgatttaacaagaagcaaacgtaaaggatttcaataagatctagctgattagagaatgtttcaataactcttatgcttaaagagtatcataccattaaatttctaacaaaaaaaattatatattcactaaagtcccaatattttgaacgatttgacaaaaaagttctaaagtttatttttttgacagtaaagtcctaattgacgatttgacaagaaagtcctaaactttattttgttgacaaaaaagtcctaattaccggctaaccggggaaaaagggtaaaaatgtcaaaaactgccggtaatttggactttactgtcaaaaaaataaagtttaggactttcttgtcaaatcgatgaaaatattgggactttaatGTATATATCCCTTAAAAAAACTATATATCTAGCTATTTCTTTTCGAAATTCCGAAGATTCATTAGGATTGAATGCCAAATTCTAAATGGTGGAGAACTTATTGAGACGTTGCCACAACAATATACATTCATCTTTAGTCTTTGCACTTTCTTACGTTCCACTATTGGTTTGCGCTTCAAATCCCTTGGTAGCATATTTCATCCAAGTATGCATTGTCAATGATAATTTTTTagcttaaataaaaaaaaatcaggtCCTGAACAAAAAGGTTAGAATCCACGATTGGTCATATACCATTATAAACCCAAGTTTTGTGTTCTTCGTGTATAGGAGGAGCTTGGTTTATTTACCTTTGTCTGCCTTATCGGACTAGTTATGTTGTGTTCTACAATATATCTCACCATAAGGCCTTATGTGCAACAAGTGACCATGACTCATGTGTTGAGATTTTATATCAGATTAGTCTTCAAAATGTGTCATGAGCTAGATTTGTCGGCCTCTCTCAAGTTTGACCTTATTTGCAGTTTTTAGGTAAATTTCTTTCTATAAATAGTTTTCCTATGAATTATTGTAACCTAAGCCAAATAGAAAGGTGTAATTCAACAATATCAATAAAATCCTCTCTCGTTTGCCCTTGGAAATAGTTAGATTTCATAAATCTAGTGAAATCGTGTTCTTTTATTTTTCTACGCGTTCTATACTTGTGGTGTGCTTGTGTTTTAATATTTGCATTATTTTTCATTGATATAGCGAGTAATTACAAAAAAATCACATGACAATTCTTTTTTTTGTGATTTACAATGACCTTGCTTTTCTTTTGTTAGAAGAACGACAGATCAATAGATCCATCACTTGTAACCAATGAACTCTTCctcataaatattaattaattacttAGGAGTTCAATTTCTTCCAACAAACGATGGGTACCTAAATCATGCTCTTTATCAAGTGAATGAACATATCCAAGATCCCACCATAACATTttcaagattaaaaaaaataagggCCAGAATTTTCCATCTAATTTTTAACTAACTGAAAGCTTTCATCTCAAGAAGCAGTGAAAGTGAACACGAGAGGAAGCTTAGCTAgatatatgtaatatatatagACAGAAGATGCCCAAATGTCCCAAAACTAAAGATTCActtttggaattcaaaaatatTGTAAACATTAGTTGTTTCTTATTCGAACAGATACTTGAAACAATCAAATTGAAACAACTTATACATCAACCATAAAAAATCAAATTGAAACAACTTATACATCAACCATAAAAGGGCACCATAAAGTTCATACTGAAACCATCAAAAACCGTATTATCATGTTTATTTTGCAGTAAATCAATAACATACCGCCTGCTAAATTGGTTAGGATCAAAGCATATCGTCTCTCTGTTTCAAACTCTTGGAAAATACCCATGAATCAATTCTGGTCATCAGTCCCAAAAAGCTTCATTCTTGACAATGGTGATCGAATGTATCCTTCCACCTCAAATTTCTTGGGTGAAAGCTCACGATACTTGGCAAACTGAACTTTAGCTTCATCGTTCTTGTCCATCAAACTATATATCATTCCTTTACAAAAGTATGGTCGAAAATCATTTGGGTCTTCACTAAGAAGCTCATCATAGCTCCTCAATGCTTCCTCAATGTTTTTCTGCAAAAACTGAACTTGAGCTATGATCAAGCGTACATCTCTTGCTTCTTTCTCCTTATTTTCCTCCTCTGCAATCTCCAAAGCTTTTTCTAATCTCTTGATCACTGCATCACCCTCTCCACAACTGTCCATCAATAATGCGTTCTCAAATAATGCTTCGAAAGAAAgtggattttgggtcaaaatttcTTCCAATGCAGCTCGAGCAGGTTCCACCTCGCCCATTTCATTCAACAATCTCGCCATCAGGAATTTCCAGTCGATGTTTTCGGGTTGGGCAGAAACGAGCTTTTTCAAGATTTTTAAGCTCTCTTCATCCTCCCCTGCTTCTAATTTCTGTTCGAGTAAAGTTTTCATGGCGGAAATCGCTTCGGAGTTCGACTCCAGAAACTCCGGTAAAAGGTTTTCTTGACTTTCTTCAGGTGTTGCGGGTTCTGTTGTTACGACACTCTGGGTACTGGGTTCGGCCATGGCGGGGTATTGTTGAAATTT includes:
- the LOC128132738 gene encoding vacuolar protein sorting-associated protein 28 homolog 2-like; the encoded protein is MTCEISNYRFCYFVAECVQNFITVMDSFKLNMVAVDQVFPLLSDLSGSLNKLSIFPPDFEGKVKMKEWIGRLAKMGAADELTEQQSRQLHFHLESSYNSFMDALPTDGT
- the LOC111896721 gene encoding pentatricopeptide repeat-containing protein At5g13770, chloroplastic, yielding MPYPLQQQWLFPPLLQASGLACINKTPKKLNFNPSKTSPILLFLFPLSSSSSRILILNSSSSNFPPPILEDNSADSPLLELDLKLQDSQNSSVPDLDDLNLLIRNLLKDSKTEERGFECYQKAKRNPDFVPQRSTLHHLIRYSMRLNNWNLVWSISEDFRKFNVYPDASNCSRLVSSCIRNRRFKLANNLLQILQSEKEVAGVSFNSAMKAYNKLHMYSSAVNVFEIMKSSSIKLDAESYSHAMEAYLKMGKNETVLSLFKEFESSEIEQTSFCTQIYRVLCESLGRLGKPFEALDFFREMTKKGFPEDPSFYSSLISSFVSIQEVKTAEELLQEAEAKKMLRDPSVFLKLVLMYIELPDSMEKTLDIVSSMKKMNLRVSDCIFCAIVNGFSKKKGPNSAIKVYQDLVSEGHEPGQVTYASILNIYCRIGFYEKAEGVFSEMDKKGFDKCVVAYSSMIAMYGKTNRIRDAMRLVAKMKEKGVEPNVWIYNSLLDMHGKVLNLRQVEKIWKEMKRRKVMPDKVSYTSVISAYSKAKEFERCIKYYNEYRLNGGGIDRAMGGIMVGVYSKMSRVDEVVKLLQDMKMEGTKLDARLYRSSLHALRDAGVQIQGKWLEESFGP
- the LOC111896729 gene encoding protein SLOW GREEN 1, chloroplastic, with the protein product MESALSTRLQSSFHHRKNPFFNPSSLNLINSNPSFPLSKQFRQSAVKIKASAAASDATKPTNNPFIQSLKLAARAIVFSATAAVVISKFQQYPAMAEPSTQSVVTTEPATPEESQENLLPEFLESNSEAISAMKTLLEQKLEAGEDEESLKILKKLVSAQPENIDWKFLMARLLNEMGEVEPARAALEEILTQNPLSFEALFENALLMDSCGEGDAVIKRLEKALEIAEEENKEKEARDVRLIIAQVQFLQKNIEEALRSYDELLSEDPNDFRPYFCKGMIYSLMDKNDEAKVQFAKYRELSPKKFEVEGYIRSPLSRMKLFGTDDQN